ATCTGTCCTTACGATTTCTTGATTGACAGTAATTCCCAAATCAACATCCATACCGTTGATGATGATAGTGTCGATTTTACCTGGGGCATCATTGAATTTGCGAAATGAACATTTACCGGGGGCGAATTCTAAAAATTCTATCGCGGTCTCTAAAGTTGCCTCTCCTTTGAACTGATCATCCCAGTCATCACTTTCGCTTGACTCGATTTTAATGCCATCATAATTTTCTCCGAATGCGTCTGAATATGAAAAGATGCTGGTTATCTTTCCCGTTACCGGAGAGATGACATATTCTGGTGAGTCAGAAGAGGCTTTGAGCTTTTGACCGGTCTTGGTCTCATCGCCAATCTTAAAAAGCTTTTCTCCCGATTTTCCGTTTGTTTTCAAAAAAACGGTAGCTTCCTGGGGAATTGGAACGTCCTCAAAAGGAAGCGTTTCTACGTTATATTTTAATTCCGGCTTTTTTAATCCTAAAAATGACTTTTTAATCATAATTCCATCCTTTACAAAGATGTTTCTTATCAAATTACATGAAATGACATTCTCCACACTTGACCGGGCCGCTCTGTTTCTTGTGACAATCAATACATTGACTATGAAATGCTTCCGGCCTGGGAGATACATCTGCATCCTTATAATGGCATTCAATACAGGGTGGCGGCATCTCTCCTCCTCCTTCTTCATAGTTGTGGTGACAGTCAGTACAGCCAATCTCATAGTCGGTTGAATGGGTCTTGTGGTCAAAAAAGGCTTTTCCAGCAGTTGTCTTGTATAAAAGCCTTACCGGCATCTCAGATTTCTTTTCTACCATAGCATAACCGGCAAAACCTACTACAAGCATGACCACCATAATGATAGATGCTATCATCTTTTCTTTCTTTTCCATAATTACAGTTCCCTTCCTGCTATCATCATCATCCACTTACTCCACTATCTGTTTAAAATTCGGAATATCTAAAATAAATAATTTATCTCCAGCCATTCATCGCTGCGCTACATACTATATGAAAGCTTTTGTGTCAATTAAAAAAATGAAGTCAGATATTTTTTATTCTCAAATACTTGAGATTTGACACAAAAAAAACTGGTAAATTTACCAGTTTTTTAATTTCTTATGGTGGCGGTGCAGGGAATTGAACCCCGGACACTACGGATATGAGCCGTATGCTCTAACCATCTGAGCTACACCGCCACAGAATCACCAAATTTTCTTCTGCCACTTTGAGAGCTTTGGAAACATGGATTTTCGATATTGAAAATGATGGACTCGTAAAAAAGTCCAAATCTTGTCACTCCCGCGCAGGCGGGAGTCTATAACACCTCACAATAACTGGATTCCCGCCTACGCGGGAATGACAGAGAGGAACGAAATCCGACTTTTTACGAAACCGTCAAAGATGGAAATTGCTCTTATAAACCATGGGTTCGATTTTTCAAAGAGTTATATTTATCATCATATCCGCTTAGATGTCAAGATCCGGTGTGATGTCCATCTGCGGACCGTTACTGTGATTGAATGTTCAGGTCGTAGGCAACCAGAACACTTTTTCTGGTTTTCATGCCGCCGACAGTCAGATTGAGTGCCAGGACTATTTCATTTTGACCATCGTTGTCAATGTCCTTGAACTGATAATCAGCTACATATCCATTGATCTTTCTCGTTTTCCAGTTTTCCAGCAGGCCGAGACCATCCCATTCAAGATCGTATATCTCACTGGATGTGAAGACCTTCAGGTTCTTGAATATCCTTCCCACCGAAGACAAATTTTTCACAACGATGATCTCTTTTTTCCCATCTTTGTTAATGTCATATGTGAGTATTCTTACTTTAACAAACGTTAGGTCTTTCTCAGTTGCATCGCCAGCTTTCTGCTGCTCGAAAATCTCGAAAGCATTATTGCTTCCTCCGAAAACATCATCGCTTTTCCAGAGGAATTCATCGCTTCCGGTCATAACAGCGATCTTGGACATGGGTTTGTCTGTCTTTTCAAAAATACAGAGGTGGTCATACTCGTTCAGTGCTATGATTCTCTCCTTCTTGCTTATTCCCAGATTATCGATGGTCAGACCATAGACAGAGAGTCCCTCGGGGATCTTCATCTTCTTCCCCTCCCTGTATTCACTACTTTTCCATACAATATTATAAATAGGGTTGCCAAACGGGTTGTCAACATTCATCTTTTGACCTAACAATATAGGAGAATCTGAAACATCAATTACCCTCAGAAACCATCTTAAATCGGATGCTATTTTTTTGAATTTTCCATCCTTAAACTCAAGAACAAATGAGCCCAGGAGATTGCGGTTTATACTTGTTACTATTATTTCGGGGACACCATTTTTATTAATGTCAGCTACATCAATGGAAAGGTAATTGTCATAACTTTTTCCGGCAATTTTCTGGATCAATTTAAAGTCTTTTTCTTTCTTCTGGTATATCATGATGTTGTAATTATCGATAACCACAATCTCATTCAAACCATCGTTATTCACATCTCCGATATCCATTCCCTTAAATTCTGCCGCATACTTCGGACTCATCCAGAAACCTCTTCTCTGCATAGGTTGGGCAGCGTTTATAAAATCGGGATTGATTGCCGAGGTGTATGTGCCTTGCCCCCCCTTCATTCTCGATATAATTTCAGACTCACGGGGGAACTGCCCTGCCTGTTGCTGAGGCATAACCTGAGGAGCAGGCGGAAGACCAAATGTTGATGGGACGAGTCCAAGGATATGATAATCTATCCTCTTTGCAAAGTCGTCTATCTTTGGTATTACCTCATCCATGCCCTTGCACTGGGCGAATACACCTACCGAAGACTTATATGAAGCGATATCAACAAGCTTTCCATCCAGGCTTACGCTGTTACCTATTTTTGTGATGCTGCCCCACACAATAAAATCGACATTCATCTTCTTGCCAAGGGCATAAACATCGGATTGGGCGAGGTCCTTCTTTCCCGCCTCCTTTAGCGCCTTAAGGGTTGAGTCCTTGTTTACGACATCTATCTTGCCGCTTACGGCAATTCGCGAAAAGAGCATATCCCATATACCAGCTCGCACATAGTCTATATTTTCAGAGCTGTGCACCGAAAAGGGGAGTATAGCCACCTTTTTTATCTCTTTTGTTGTTTCCTTTTTTGTTGTTTCTTTTGTCGCCTGTGCCTGGCCGGACATTGATATGATTAGGAAAAGGCAAAGGAACACCCCGAGGATTCTTTTCATTGTTTTGTCTCCTGATTAAATTTTCATTATTATTATCTTTATCACCCTACAATTTACAATTCAAGGATGAATTTTAACAGTCTTCGGGGATTGGGGGGTCAGGGGTCAGGAACACTTTTCTATAGTCCTTTGAACTTATGAAGACTTCTCCTGATCCCTGGCCCCTGACTCCTGGAAACTGTTGTTTAATTACAAAAATTTTTTAATAGTTGCAGATTGTCCCTATCCTTACTTCCAACCTTGGGTGTTTCTATAATCTTGGGTATATTTTTAAGGCGTTCGTCATTCATAATCCACCGGAAAGGCTGTTCACCTATGAACCCCCGGCCAATGTGCTCATGCCTGTCCACCCTTGTGCCGCAATCATTCTGTGAATCATTTAGATGTATAACCATAAGCTTTTCCATTCCCGTGATTTCTTCTATATCTTTAAAGATTTTCCCGTAACTGTATTTTGTCCTCAGCTCGTAACCAGCCGCGAATGCATGGCATGTGTCAAGACAGAATCCTATCCTCGATTTTTCCTCCGTTCTTTCAATTATCTTAGCGATATGTTCAAGTTTGTAACCAAGACTTGTCCCCTGACCGGCTGTCATTTCTAATAAAATTTTAACGATGAAGCCGGCCGTCTTTTGATGGATCAGGTTGATAGAGTCAGAAATCTTCTCTATTCCGGAAAGCTCTCCAGATCCTTTATGAAAGCCGGGATGCATTACAAGATATGCTATTTCCAATAATTCACATCGTTCCATTTCACATAACATTGCGTTTATCGACTTTCGGTATGTTTCATTCTCAGGTGAGGCTAAATTTATAAGGTAACTGCAGTGAGATATGATGGGATCGATACCGGTTTTCTTTTTAGTTTCATGAAAATTATCAATTTCCAGGTTTTCAAGTTGTTTTTCACGCCACCCACGTGAATTTTTTGTAAATATCTGTATTGTATTGCATCCCAGATCATACCCGCGCAGGAGTGACTTTTCTATTCCACCTGCTATGGATATGTGAGCTCCTAAAAGGGGGTTATTTCCCATTGGTTGTATTTTTATCCGTATTACCTTTCATGAAGTCTTTCGCTTTTTTGAATATCCCGGGATACTTCTTTTCAAGTATTGACAATAACTTCTGAGCAGCTGGAACTTCTGATGACAAGATAATAATTCCTATAATCAGAAAAAGTATTCCCTGAAGTACCGGGAGGAAGCACCCTATAATCCCTAACACAATGAAAGTCAAACCTGTAATGTACCTTAAAGTCTTTTTCACCAACTTCTTACCCCTGACTGAAAGCTCAGCGCATATTATCCATATCAACTTTTCTCTTCTATATGGCTTGACAAGAATAAGGCCTGTGTGATTTGTATGTCAAGAAGTAATCGAAAAAATTACCGGGGTCGGAATGAGAGGAATTTTAAAAACTGAAAACGCCGGCCTGTCCGGGTGGGTAATAAAATGGATTTATCAATACTGTCTCAAAAGGATGAAATCTTAAATCTTGTTGTAGAAAAGCTGGGCAGAAATCCGGTTGATTTTTCTGAGAAGATGAATCTCATAAAAACAGGAAAAAAAAAGGATGATGCCTGGCTTGCCGCAGGAGTACTGCTTCCGCTTTTTTTCAAAGATGATGAATTGGTGTTTCAACTTATCAAACGTGCTTCGACGGTTCCCCAGCCCGGAGACATCAGCTGTCCCGGAGGTATGCTGAACGCTTTTCTGGATCCTTTCTTCAGACCATTTACGGCTCACAGATTTTCACCGTTACTGCGTGAAGATGTGCTGAAATATAGTAGACGAAGAGGAAAGTTAGACTTCAAAAATATCACACTCTTCCTGACCAATGCCCTGAGAGAATCCTGGGAAGAGATAGGACTCAATCCCTTCAATGTTATGTTTTTAGGCCCCCTGCCTTGCTATGACCTGAAAGCTTTCAGGCGGACTATCTTTCCTCTAACAGGATATGTGAAAAATAAATGGCACTTTCGCCCCAACTGGGAGGTTGACAAGGTTGTAGAGATTCCATTAAGGGAATTCTTTAATGATGAAAACTACGGGATTTTTTCCGTTGAGTCCTTAATCGAAATCAAGAAAAATATAAACAGGGTTAGGAATTTCCCATGTTTAATATACCGGGACGAGGTACTTTGGGGGGCCACTTTCATTATTATCATGAATTTTCTAAAGATTGTCTTTGATCTTGACCTGCCGGGCACCCACTCTAAAAGAGTTGTAAAAAAGGTCCTCTATCCGGACTACCTGACCGGGAATGGAAAGACCCAAAAATGATGCACTCGTAAAAATAGACATTGAAAATAAAGTCTGTCCTCCCCATCCCGTAGGACAGCCGTCTCGGCTGTCTAAGCGATTCACCATTATGGACAGGCGGGACGCCTGTCCTACTGTGTTGGAAGGGTCAATGTCTATTTTTGGGGAAAGAATGTAGATGTTGACAGAGTTGCAGCAGTTCGGTACTTTATTGTTCCATTTAGTGAATAGGAGAAAACCCTGAATCGGCTATTTACGATGATAAACAATCACATAGAAGCGGTCGTTTTTGACTTTGACGGCACGTTGGCGAAACTTAACATAGATTTTTCCTTCATGCGTAAAGCCGTTCTGGATCTCACTGCTGCCTACAATGTTCCTGTGGATGGCCTGAGCAAACTCTTTGTACTGGAAATGGTTGAGGCTGGACGTAAATTGATTTCCATGCACAATCCGGGGAAGGGGGCTGATTATGTTCAAAAGGCGAATAAACTGATAAGTAATATTGAAATTGAAGCAGCAAAAAAGGGGGAGCTCCTTGATGGCATAAGACGGATGTTGGGTGATTTGAATGCCCGTAATATAAAGGCTGGTGTAGTAACCAGAAACTGCCAGGAAGCTGTAAGAGAGATTTTCCCCGATATAGATTCCTTTTGCAAGGCAGTTATTACGAGAGAATTTGTCAGCAATGTAAAACCGCACTCGGAACACCTCAGAGTAACCCTTGAAAAACTTGGCGCGGCGCCGGAACATTCCGTCATGGTTGGCGATCATCCTATGGATATAAGCATTGGAAAGAAAATGGGAACATATACCGTGGGTGTTCTTACAGGATATTCCGGAGCTGATGTCCTGCGTGAAGCGGGGGCAGATTTCATAATGGAGAGTGCAGCGGAAATAACAGACTACTTATCGTAAATTATTCCATTTTCCCCTGAAAAATCATGGAACCGGTTAAATCACGTTTTAATTTTTCGGAAAACGATATAGACTTACAGAACATTTGTAAAAGACAAACGTCCTGTCATTTAAAGAGGTAAATAAGGATGGCAATTAAAAAATATTTGCTAAAGACCATAATCGTATTTCTGATAATCCTGTTTTTTTGTACGGCTGTGTTGCCTGCGGAAAAGGAATTGCCGCTTACGCTGGAGGAAAGCATTGAAATAGCATTGAAGCATAGTGTTATAATAAATGCAGCGAAGGAAGGGGTGAGGGCATCCGAATCGAAAAAGAAAGGGGCATTTACCGGGTTTCTGCCCAAACTGAGCACGTCATATAGCTATAAGAAATTGCATGAAGCCCCGGAGTCCAAGTTGACAGAGTCCCCTGTAACTGCCGGGACTAAGAACAATTATCGTTGGGAACTGGAACTGAAGCAGCCGATTTTTGCAGGCGGCAGCATACTGGCGAATTATCAAATTAACATGCTTGGTGAGGATATCTCCCGGATGGAGGAGAAGGCAACAATCCTGAATATCATACAGGAAGTTAAGGAGGCCTATTTTAATATACTCAAAACAGAGAGGATTATGGGTGTGGCAAGGCAGTCGGTAGAGCAGCTGAAGATGCACCGTGATGTGGCAAAAAATTTCTACGACGTGGGGATAATACCGAAAAACGATCTTCTCTATGCCGAGGTTGAACTTGCCAATGGCAATCAGTTCCTTGTAAGAGCGGAAAATAGGGTTGAACTTGCCAGAGCGAAATTCAACACGGTGCTCCGCCGGGGAATAAATGCTCCTGTCAAGATAGAAGATATACTCTGTTATAAACCTTTTCAGAAAGATGCTGCTGATTGTGTGAAAATCGCCCTTGAGAACAGACCTGAAATCAAGGTATATTCCATGAAGGTGGAACAGGCAGAAAAACAAGTCAAGATGACAAAGAGCGGTTTTCTTCCTTCCCTCGACCTGGTGGGAAACTATTCAAGGTTTGGAGATGATCCTGATATGAAGGGAAGCCAATACGAGGATCAGGAAAATTGGCATATAATGGCGGTGGCCAACTGGGATATCTGGGAATGGGGAAGGACGAAGCATAAGGTTGATTCCGACTTGAGCCGGAAAAATCAGGCCGCGGATGAACTTGTTGCTATTGAGGATCGGATAGCCCTTGATGTAAAGAGCTACTACCTTTTTTTGAAAGAAGCAGAAAAACATATATTTGTAGCCAAAAAGACGATCGAACAGGCAGAGGAAAATTTCAGGATAAATGAGGAAAGGTATAAAGAACGGGTGGCGACGTCTACAGATGTTATTGATGCTCAGACTTTACTCACAAGGGCTAAATCCGATTATTACAATGCGTTAAGCAATTATAATATTGCATTAGCCAGACTGGAGAGGTCAATGGGGGTTGGGAAGGAGATAGCAGGCAGCAGGCAGGAGACAGGAGACAGTAGGCAGCAGGTAGAAGAGTAGGGCAGGGTTTTTCCCCTGCAAAAAATAATAGACGTTTTCTTACATTTCTAAAATTCCCAAAAGCTTTCCGGGGGGACTTTAATAAAAAGGAGGGTGACCATGTTTAATTTTATTAAGAAAACCATGCTGGTTGGTGTAGGTCTGGCTGCCGTGACCAGAGAAAAGATCGAAGAGATAATAGGTGAGCTTGTCAAGAAAGGAGAGCTGTCTGAGAAGGAAGGAAAGGTGATGGTTGACGAGCTCGTCGAGAAATCGAAGAAGGTCAAAAAAGACCTGGAAAAAAAGGTAGAGAAGATTGTAGCCGATACCTTGAATAAGCTGAACATACCCACCAGAGAAGAACTTACAGAGCTCAAGAAAAAGATTCAGAAGCTGGAGAAGAAGGGATAACCGATGTTTGTCCGGAAGATAGGAATTGTCTCCCGCACATATCGGCATGCCAACAGGTATCGCCGGATACTTGCCGTTTTGTTCAAGTACGGGTTTGGCGATCTGATTGACAGGCTCAAGGTGGGTCAGTATCTCGAAGTGGGCATGCAGATGGTTTCCAGAAAACGCCGTGAACGCGTGGATGCACTGACCAGAGCCGAGCGTGTGCGTATGGCTCTGGAAGAACTGGGCCCCACTTTTGTAAAGATGGGGCAGGTACTCTCTACCCGTCCGGATCTGATCCCGGTGGAATTCATACATGAGCTGTCAAAACTTCAAGACGAAGTGCCTCCTTTTGCGTTTATTGAGGTCAGGGAAATCATTGAAGCCGAATTAAAAACTCCGATAGAAGATAAGTTTGAGCAATTCAATGAAACTCCTCTGGCGGCGGCCTCCATCGGACAGGTGCATCGAGCACGGCTAAAAGACGGAGAGGATGTTATCGTAAAGGTAAAGCGTCCCGGTATCCGTAAAACCATCGAAGTGGATCTGGAGATTATGCTCCATCTGGCGGTTTTGATAGAGAGGCATGTTGAAGAGTGGGGAATATATCGTCCCACCAGGATAGTTGAAGAGTTTTCCCGTACCCTCGGTAGAGAGATCGATTATACGATTGAAGCTTCGAATGCGGAGCGGTTTGCCCGACAGTTTGTTGGTAACTCAATGGTTTATGTTCCCCGTGTTTTCAGAGAAGTAACAACCAAGCGGATACTCACCATGGAGTATGTGGATGGTGTGAAGGCATCCAGGATCGATAAATTAGACAGGGAAGGTTTCGATAGAAAAATAATAGCCTCACGGGGTGCCGATTTAATACTTGAACAGGTGTTTAAGTACGGATTTTTTCATGCCGATCCTCACCCCGGAAACATCTTTATTCTGCCGGATAATGTTGTCTGTTATATCGATTTCGGCATGATGGGACGTGTCGACCGACATGCAAGGGAAGATTTTTCCGATTTTATATATGGGTATGTCAGAAGAGACGAATCCAAAATTGCGGATGCGCTGTTGAGGATTGTGCAGTGGGATAAAGAGCCTGATCGCCGTGTCCTTGAAAGAGATGTAGCCGACTTTGTGGAAGCGCATTTATATAAACCTCTCAAGGAGTTGCGTATTGAAGACCTTCTTCAGCAATTACTTGAGTTGATCAGGCGTCATCAACTGCAGCTTCCGCCGGATATCTTCCTTGTGATTAAAGCCCTGGCTCAGGTAGAAGGGCTTGGTCTGGTAATGAACCCCGATTTTGACATGACTGAAAGGGCTGCGCCCTTTGTGAAACGTCTCAAAGTGGAGCGTCTTTCCCCCAAGCGGATCGTGGGTGATTTTTTAGATTCAGGTGGGGAGCTTGTTAAACTTTTAAAGGAGATTCCCGGAGAACTGCGGGAGATATTGAAACAGGTAAGACAGGGAAAGACAAACATCGGATTTGAACACAAGGGGCTTGAAAAATTCATATCTGAAATGGATAGATCTTCAAACCGGATCGCTTTTGCAGTAGTTGTCGCATCTCTTATCGTAGGATCATCCCTCATAATCAGATCGGATTTGGGGCCTTTTCTTTTCGGTTTCCCGATACTCGGTATCGTGGGGTTCAGCATTGCCGGTGTTTTCGGAATATGGTTGCTAATATCGATCCTCCGTTCGGGGAGGTTGTAATAATTGGATAAAGAGGGAGGAAAATAGTTTTGAGACATATTCGATTTCTTTTGAGCGCTGTACTTTTTGTGTTGATACTTGGTTGTGTTTGCTTCACGGGTGACATTCAAACGGCTGATCGTCACGATGATAAGAATCAGACAAACATTGCAATAACAGTAACGGACGGTTTGGGCAGAGAGGTGACCGTTCATGCCCTTCCGCAGAGGATCATATCGACGGTCCCTTCGAATACGGAGATACTGTATGATTTGGGGCTTAAAGACAAAGTTGTCGCGGTCACGTCACACTGCATAAAGACGTGCGACACATCGGGCAAATCCGTTATCGGAGGCTGGTCTAAACCTGAGATTGCCGAAAAAATTGCAGAATTGAAACCTGACCTGGTCCTCGCTTTCGGAGGGCTGCAGACTCCGCTGGCAAGGGAGATGGAGAAGAGAAATATAACTACGTTTGTCTTCTTCCCTGAGACCGTAGATGAAACGTTAGCGCAGGTAATATCGGTGGGAAAGATTACCGGCACTTCCGTGACGGCTGAAAAAGTGGTTGCGGGATGCCGGAGCAGATTGAAAAAAATAGATGAAATAATCGCCAGTATCCCCGTTGAGAAGAGGCTGAAGTGTCTTCGCCTTATGTCGACACGGGCGATGGTCATCGGAGGCAAATCATTTCAGAATGACATGGTAAAGAGGGCAGGGGGGATAAACGTATTCGAGTATATTGACGATGATTATCCCACGGTCAGTCTCGATGACGTCAGGGCCAAAGACCCCGACATGATTATTTTCAATCGCCCTGATGAAAAGGAAGCCGTTGAATGGTTTTTAAAGCAGGACGGATGGCGGGATTTGAGGGCCGCGAAAGAGGGAAGGCTGATGTCAATATCGTGTGATCATATCTGTCATCCCAATACCCGCATTGATAGAACCGTTGAAATGCTGGCAAGGCGGTTTTACCCTGAAAAAATTACTTCTAATGAAAAGCAATAAGTTATCTTTTCTATGGCCAGACAAAAAGAGTAATGGGGTCAGGCATTGAC
This region of Syntrophales bacterium genomic DNA includes:
- a CDS encoding AarF/UbiB family protein gives rise to the protein MFVRKIGIVSRTYRHANRYRRILAVLFKYGFGDLIDRLKVGQYLEVGMQMVSRKRRERVDALTRAERVRMALEELGPTFVKMGQVLSTRPDLIPVEFIHELSKLQDEVPPFAFIEVREIIEAELKTPIEDKFEQFNETPLAAASIGQVHRARLKDGEDVIVKVKRPGIRKTIEVDLEIMLHLAVLIERHVEEWGIYRPTRIVEEFSRTLGREIDYTIEASNAERFARQFVGNSMVYVPRVFREVTTKRILTMEYVDGVKASRIDKLDREGFDRKIIASRGADLILEQVFKYGFFHADPHPGNIFILPDNVVCYIDFGMMGRVDRHAREDFSDFIYGYVRRDESKIADALLRIVQWDKEPDRRVLERDVADFVEAHLYKPLKELRIEDLLQQLLELIRRHQLQLPPDIFLVIKALAQVEGLGLVMNPDFDMTERAAPFVKRLKVERLSPKRIVGDFLDSGGELVKLLKEIPGELREILKQVRQGKTNIGFEHKGLEKFISEMDRSSNRIAFAVVVASLIVGSSLIIRSDLGPFLFGFPILGIVGFSIAGVFGIWLLISILRSGRL
- a CDS encoding VCBS repeat-containing protein; this encodes MKRILGVFLCLFLIISMSGQAQATKETTKKETTKEIKKVAILPFSVHSSENIDYVRAGIWDMLFSRIAVSGKIDVVNKDSTLKALKEAGKKDLAQSDVYALGKKMNVDFIVWGSITKIGNSVSLDGKLVDIASYKSSVGVFAQCKGMDEVIPKIDDFAKRIDYHILGLVPSTFGLPPAPQVMPQQQAGQFPRESEIISRMKGGQGTYTSAINPDFINAAQPMQRRGFWMSPKYAAEFKGMDIGDVNNDGLNEIVVIDNYNIMIYQKKEKDFKLIQKIAGKSYDNYLSIDVADINKNGVPEIIVTSINRNLLGSFVLEFKDGKFKKIASDLRWFLRVIDVSDSPILLGQKMNVDNPFGNPIYNIVWKSSEYREGKKMKIPEGLSVYGLTIDNLGISKKERIIALNEYDHLCIFEKTDKPMSKIAVMTGSDEFLWKSDDVFGGSNNAFEIFEQQKAGDATEKDLTFVKVRILTYDINKDGKKEIIVVKNLSSVGRIFKNLKVFTSSEIYDLEWDGLGLLENWKTRKINGYVADYQFKDIDNDGQNEIVLALNLTVGGMKTRKSVLVAYDLNIQSQ
- a CDS encoding HAD family hydrolase, whose product is MINNHIEAVVFDFDGTLAKLNIDFSFMRKAVLDLTAAYNVPVDGLSKLFVLEMVEAGRKLISMHNPGKGADYVQKANKLISNIEIEAAKKGELLDGIRRMLGDLNARNIKAGVVTRNCQEAVREIFPDIDSFCKAVITREFVSNVKPHSEHLRVTLEKLGAAPEHSVMVGDHPMDISIGKKMGTYTVGVLTGYSGADVLREAGADFIMESAAEITDYLS
- a CDS encoding PGPGW domain-containing protein, giving the protein MKKTLRYITGLTFIVLGIIGCFLPVLQGILFLIIGIIILSSEVPAAQKLLSILEKKYPGIFKKAKDFMKGNTDKNTTNGK
- a CDS encoding helical backbone metal receptor, which gives rise to MRHIRFLLSAVLFVLILGCVCFTGDIQTADRHDDKNQTNIAITVTDGLGREVTVHALPQRIISTVPSNTEILYDLGLKDKVVAVTSHCIKTCDTSGKSVIGGWSKPEIAEKIAELKPDLVLAFGGLQTPLAREMEKRNITTFVFFPETVDETLAQVISVGKITGTSVTAEKVVAGCRSRLKKIDEIIASIPVEKRLKCLRLMSTRAMVIGGKSFQNDMVKRAGGINVFEYIDDDYPTVSLDDVRAKDPDMIIFNRPDEKEAVEWFLKQDGWRDLRAAKEGRLMSISCDHICHPNTRIDRTVEMLARRFYPEKITSNEKQ
- a CDS encoding cytochrome c3 family protein; translation: MEKKEKMIASIIMVVMLVVGFAGYAMVEKKSEMPVRLLYKTTAGKAFFDHKTHSTDYEIGCTDCHHNYEEGGGEMPPPCIECHYKDADVSPRPEAFHSQCIDCHKKQSGPVKCGECHFM
- a CDS encoding CoA pyrophosphatase; protein product: MDLSILSQKDEILNLVVEKLGRNPVDFSEKMNLIKTGKKKDDAWLAAGVLLPLFFKDDELVFQLIKRASTVPQPGDISCPGGMLNAFLDPFFRPFTAHRFSPLLREDVLKYSRRRGKLDFKNITLFLTNALRESWEEIGLNPFNVMFLGPLPCYDLKAFRRTIFPLTGYVKNKWHFRPNWEVDKVVEIPLREFFNDENYGIFSVESLIEIKKNINRVRNFPCLIYRDEVLWGATFIIIMNFLKIVFDLDLPGTHSKRVVKKVLYPDYLTGNGKTQK
- a CDS encoding TolC family protein, with translation MAIKKYLLKTIIVFLIILFFCTAVLPAEKELPLTLEESIEIALKHSVIINAAKEGVRASESKKKGAFTGFLPKLSTSYSYKKLHEAPESKLTESPVTAGTKNNYRWELELKQPIFAGGSILANYQINMLGEDISRMEEKATILNIIQEVKEAYFNILKTERIMGVARQSVEQLKMHRDVAKNFYDVGIIPKNDLLYAEVELANGNQFLVRAENRVELARAKFNTVLRRGINAPVKIEDILCYKPFQKDAADCVKIALENRPEIKVYSMKVEQAEKQVKMTKSGFLPSLDLVGNYSRFGDDPDMKGSQYEDQENWHIMAVANWDIWEWGRTKHKVDSDLSRKNQAADELVAIEDRIALDVKSYYLFLKEAEKHIFVAKKTIEQAEENFRINEERYKERVATSTDVIDAQTLLTRAKSDYYNALSNYNIALARLERSMGVGKEIAGSRQETGDSRQQVEE
- a CDS encoding deoxyribonuclease IV; the protein is MGNNPLLGAHISIAGGIEKSLLRGYDLGCNTIQIFTKNSRGWREKQLENLEIDNFHETKKKTGIDPIISHCSYLINLASPENETYRKSINAMLCEMERCELLEIAYLVMHPGFHKGSGELSGIEKISDSINLIHQKTAGFIVKILLEMTAGQGTSLGYKLEHIAKIIERTEEKSRIGFCLDTCHAFAAGYELRTKYSYGKIFKDIEEITGMEKLMVIHLNDSQNDCGTRVDRHEHIGRGFIGEQPFRWIMNDERLKNIPKIIETPKVGSKDRDNLQLLKNFCN
- a CDS encoding phasin family protein; translation: MFNFIKKTMLVGVGLAAVTREKIEEIIGELVKKGELSEKEGKVMVDELVEKSKKVKKDLEKKVEKIVADTLNKLNIPTREELTELKKKIQKLEKKG